The window GGCGGCCCCTTCGCGAACATCGCCCACGGCTGCAACAGCGTCATGGCGACAAAATACGGCCTGAAACTTGCCGACTACTTTGTCACCGAGGCTGGCTTCGCCGCCGACCTTGGCGCGGAAAAATTCCTCGACATCAAATGCCGCCTCGCGGGACTCAAGCCAAACGCCGTCGTCATCGTGGCGACCATCCGTGCCCTTAAAATGCACGGCGGCGTGGCCAAAGAGGACCTCGGCAAGGTGAACATGGCGGCCCTTGAGGCGGGAATCCCGAACCTCGAGAAGCACGTCGAAAATATGCTCTCCTTCGGTCTGCCCGTCGTCGTGGCCCTTAACGCCTTCCCGACCGACACTGAGGAAGAGCTTAAATTCATCCAGGAAAAGTGCGCGAAGCTCGGCGTTCCCGTAGTGGAGTCCGACATTTGGGCGAAGGGCGGCGAGGGCGGCATCAAGATGGCCGAAGAGGTCATCAAGGCCTGCGACAAAGAAAACAGCTTCCATTACCTCTACGACGAAAAACTCTCGCCGAAGGAGAAGATCGAGACCATCGCGACGAAGATATACGGAGCGGACGGAGTGGTCTTCACCGACAAGGCGGAAAAAGACCTCAAGAAGATCCACGACCTTGGCAAAGACGGACTGCTCATCTGCATGGCGAAGACGCAGGCTTCGATCTCCGACGACGCGAGCAAAAAGGGGCGTCCGACCGGATTCAAACTTACGGTGCGCGAAGTTCGCCTCTCTGCGGGTGCGGGATTCATCATCCCGATCACGGGAGCGATTATGACGATGCCCGGCCTGCCGAAGCGTCCCGCCGCCTGCAACATCGACGTCGACGCTCAGGGTAAGGTCTCAGGACTCTTCTAGGATACGAAAATACCGACATAAAAATGGGCCGCCCTTAATTACAAGGGCAGCCCATTTTATTATGCGTTGTTTGTCAGCGGCGGGAGCGGATTGCTCTAAAAAGCCGGACCACTCAAAGCGCGGCACGACAGCGGACGTTATCTGCCGCCGCTCTTTTTTCTCGCCGCTACGATAAGCATCATTGGGCGGCGCATCTCGTCCCTCATGCCCTCGATATCGAGCATCTTTTCGGGAGGCTGCGGCTCGACTAGGCGCAGCAGCTCAAAGCCGTTTGTCAGCAGCCCGTCGATGTAGGTCGTCAGTGTTTTATGGTACTTGACGACCTCTTCGCCAAGGAAACGCGCGTGACGCAGCCCCTCGCAGAAGTAGTTGTCGACGGGAAAGTGCAGTATCTTCCCAGTATCGTTGCGATACCAGTCCTGCGAGCCCTCGGCGGTGAATACCGGATGCTCCGCCGAGAAGACGAAATAGCCGCCGTCGCTGAGAAAACGGTTCACCCTCTTTGCGACATTGCCGAAAGATTTGACATAATGCAGGGCCAGCGAGCTGAGGACGATATCGAAGGAGCCATCGGGAAAATCCATCTCTTCAAGCGCCATACGTTTGTATGTCACCTGCGGATAGTGTGTCTTTTCCCTCGCCACGGCAAGCATCTTTTCGGAGATGTCTATTCCCGTAGCCGAGGCCGCGCCCTGTTCCATCGCGTAGATGCAGTGCCAGCCGTACCCGCAGCCGAGGTCCAGAAGGCGTTTCCCCCTGAAATCCGGCAGCAGACTCTTCAGCGTCTCCCATTCTCCTGCGCCGTCCAGCCCCTCAACAGAGCGTTTCATCCCGGCGTATTTTTCAAAGAAGAGCTTATCGTCGTATTTATTTTCTTTCAAAAGGGTTCTCTGCCATCTATTTCAGCTTCATATAGAGCAGCGGGAAGGGATTGCCCTGCTCGTCGCGCTCCGTGCGCTTATAAACCTTGAATCCCATGTGTTCGTAAAAGCCGAGCGCCGCGGTGTTTTGCTCATTAACGCAGAGCCGATTTACAGAGTATTTATCGATCGCGTGGCGCATAAGTTTTTTGCCGATACCCTGCCCGCGCTCCTCCGGCAGAAGGAAGAGCATTTCAAGCCGGTCTCCGTCTATCCCCATGAAGGCGACCGATTCGGAGTCTTCGTTCTCCGCCGTCAGCAGCGTGGGCACTGAGACCAATGCCTCATCGACATCTTTTGAGATGTCGGCCATGTCGTCCTCGGTAAGGAACAGGTGCGTCGCGCGCACCGACTTTTCCCATATGAATGATACCTTCTGTATGGTGTTTTCATCTCTTTTTGTTATTTCAGTAATTTTCATTTCTTCATTTCTCCTCTTTTTATAGAGTTCGGACAGCATAGCACAAAATGCCGATATGTAAAAGCGGTGTTCTCTATGTCGGAGAACGTTGCGAGGTCATCGATGTTATAAGAAATAGATTACCTCAGCCATTGCAGCAGCCCAAGCGAGAAGACGGGAAAGTATGTGAATAGCAGCAGACAGACGACCATCGCCATGAAAGAGGGCAGTATCGACTTTGAAATACTTTCGATACTTTCACCCGAGATGGCGGAGGCGACAAAAAGGTTTATCCCATAGGGCGGCGAGATGAAGCCGCAGGCCAGGTTGACGGTGATTATCAGTCCGAAGTGGATGGGGTCTATCCCGATCGTCTTTACCACCGGCAGCAAGATTGGCGTGAGGATTATCACCGCCGCGATGTTGTCCACGAAGCAGCCGATCACCAGCAGGAAGACGTTTATCACCATCAGCAGGATGAAGGGGCTGTGGGCGAGGCTCGTCATCCACGAGGCGATATGCGCCGGTATCTGCGCCATCGCGAGGTAACTGGCAAAGGCCATCGAAAGTCCGATCATAAACTCCGTCGCGCCGTTGATGAGCCCCGTCGTGCGCAGACACTCATAGAGAGTCTTGCCGTCGAGCTCCTTATAGACGAACTTGCCGATGAGCACCGAGTATACGACGGCGACGACCGCCGCCTCCGTGGGCGTGAAGATGCCGCCGTAGATGCCGCCGAGGATGATGACCGGCACCAGCAGCGCCCAGAAGGCCTCCCTGAATGCCTTCCACACCGTGGAGAACTTCGGGCGTTCCGTGACGCTCACATAATGACGTTTCTTCGCCGTGCAGTAACAGACCAGCATCAGCGCGATACCGATCATGACGCCGGGGACAATCCCCGCGATAAACATATCGCCGATCGAACACTGCGCGACAATACAGTAAATGACAAAGGGTATAGAGGGCGGGATGATGACGCCGATAGTTCCCGCCGCCGCGGTTATCGCCGCCGCGAAGCCCGCGTCATACTTGCGCTCCTTCATCGATGGGATCATAAAAGAGCCGATCGCCGAGACAGTGGCCGGTCCCGAACCGGAGATCGCGGCGAAAAACATACATGCGAGCACCGTGACCATCGCCAGGCCGCCCGTGATATAACCGACGAGACTCTCGGCGAGATTCACAAGACGGCGCGAAATACCGCCGTTGCACATCAGCGCCCCCGCGAGAATGAAAAATGGTATGGCGAGCAGCGGGAAAGAATCAAGACCAGTCACCGACTTCTGTGCGAGCATCACCATCGGGATATCCGAAGTGAGCCACATGGCGATGCCGGTAGAGAGGCCGAGCGTGATGCCGATCGGGATACTCAGGCCGATCGTTACGATAAGGATAGAAAAAACTATGACGGCTTCCATCAGTGTACCTCCTCAGCGGTATTCTTTATTGGACCGAGTGGTTCGCCCTTCCAGAGCTTGTATACCTCTATTACGAGCCTGATGCACATTAACAGGCAGCCCACCGGTACCGATGCATATGGCCAGATCATCGGCAGTTCCATTGCCGCAGAACGCTGTCCTGTTTCGGCAATGAAGATGACAAGCTCAGTGCCGATGCATGCGAGGATGAAGCTGAAAACGAACCATATGAGCAGGACGAAGTATTCAAAGTATCTGCGTGCGGCTCCAGGTACCATATTGGCGAACATCTCGACGCGGAAGTGGCTGCGCTCTTTCACTGCATAGCTTGCACCTATCCACGACAGCCAGAGGAAAATAAAGCGTGCCATCTCCTCGCTCCAGGACAGGGAATTGGAAAATACATAACGCATTACAACTTGGACAAAAACCAGCAGCGTCATTATCGCCATCGTCCATACGCAGAAATATTCCTCAAAATTGTCAATAAATTTTTTTAGTGTCATATTGTGTACCGTACCTCCAATTCTATTCCGGTTGGCCGTCATTGCTTTTGTTGACAGTAATCTATTTAAATAGTATGCAACATTAGTATGTACCACCTCTTGCAGAGATACACAAAAAGGATAATTTAACTTAATCAACACAAATATTATGCTTTTGAGGTTTCCTTAAAAACATAATATTATTAAGTAAAATGGTTGTCAATACTTATAAAATATGAAAATTTTAGGTATTTGTGGAATGGTTTTTTGTAAAAGTAGTATTTATTGAGTATAAAACATTTTATATAGTTATTGTTGCTTATGAAAATATAAGCCTTATGAATATATATATCCGAAGATACTAAGTAACGCTGTTGGGCAAATATTTAAATACAATAAGTTAACTTAACAATTATATATTTAAAATCAGTCTTTCGCGATATCCCTTCTGTAGATGACGAAATAGAGTACGCCCAGGAAGAAGGCCGCGCCGATGATGTTGCCGATGGTAACGGGGATCAGGTTGCCGAAGATCGAGCCGATAGTAAGTTCCGGCGCGGGGATCGGAGCGCCCGCGGCCGTCAGGCCGGACTTTATCATAAGGCCAAGCGGCAGGAAGAACATATTTGCCACGCAGTGTTCAAAGCCCATGGCGACGAAGGCCGTTATGGGCATCAGCAGCGCGATGAATTTGCCGGACATGTCGAGCGCGCCGAAGGTGAGCCAGACGGCGAGGCCGACGAACCAGTTGCAGAGGAGGCCGCGCAGAATCATCTGGGAAAGCGGGATGCGTACCTTGGCGGCGGCGATTGAGAGCGCGTAATCGGCGCAGTTCTTAGACAGCACGCCGCTTTTGAAAATCAGCAGCGCGAAGAAGAGCGCTCCCGCGAAGTTCGC is drawn from Cloacibacillus porcorum and contains these coding sequences:
- a CDS encoding formate/nitrite transporter family protein, which gives rise to MNYKTPPEIAKSAVAAAISKASLPLLQMTLLGFLAGVYIAMGGYFMIVVTQDAAAFAGIGISKLLGGIVFSLGLFLVVAAGAELFTGNCLMPIGLLAGKISWSGMLRNLSVVYAANFAGALFFALLIFKSGVLSKNCADYALSIAAAKVRIPLSQMILRGLLCNWFVGLAVWLTFGALDMSGKFIALLMPITAFVAMGFEHCVANMFFLPLGLMIKSGLTAAGAPIPAPELTIGSIFGNLIPVTIGNIIGAAFFLGVLYFVIYRRDIAKD
- a CDS encoding TRAP transporter large permease, yielding MEAVIVFSILIVTIGLSIPIGITLGLSTGIAMWLTSDIPMVMLAQKSVTGLDSFPLLAIPFFILAGALMCNGGISRRLVNLAESLVGYITGGLAMVTVLACMFFAAISGSGPATVSAIGSFMIPSMKERKYDAGFAAAITAAAGTIGVIIPPSIPFVIYCIVAQCSIGDMFIAGIVPGVMIGIALMLVCYCTAKKRHYVSVTERPKFSTVWKAFREAFWALLVPVIILGGIYGGIFTPTEAAVVAVVYSVLIGKFVYKELDGKTLYECLRTTGLINGATEFMIGLSMAFASYLAMAQIPAHIASWMTSLAHSPFILLMVINVFLLVIGCFVDNIAAVIILTPILLPVVKTIGIDPIHFGLIITVNLACGFISPPYGINLFVASAISGESIESISKSILPSFMAMVVCLLLFTYFPVFSLGLLQWLR
- a CDS encoding TRAP transporter small permease, with the protein product MTLKKFIDNFEEYFCVWTMAIMTLLVFVQVVMRYVFSNSLSWSEEMARFIFLWLSWIGASYAVKERSHFRVEMFANMVPGAARRYFEYFVLLIWFVFSFILACIGTELVIFIAETGQRSAAMELPMIWPYASVPVGCLLMCIRLVIEVYKLWKGEPLGPIKNTAEEVH
- a CDS encoding formate--tetrahydrofolate ligase, yielding MAFLSDIEIAQQAAMEPIVDVAKKLDIDADDLELYGKYKAKVSFDLWEKVKDNKDGKLILVTAITPTPAGEGKTTTSVGLAQALAKLGKKVTLALREPSLGPVFGVKGGAAGGGYSQVVPMEDINIHFTGDFHAITSAHNLLAAMLDNSIQQGNLLNIDPRRIVFKRVLDMNDRALRNIVIGLGGKPDGVPRQDGFDITVASEIMAILCLSQGIEDLKERLSKIIVAYTYDDKPVTAKELEAQGAMAMLLKDAIKPNLVQTLEHVPAFIHGGPFANIAHGCNSVMATKYGLKLADYFVTEAGFAADLGAEKFLDIKCRLAGLKPNAVVIVATIRALKMHGGVAKEDLGKVNMAALEAGIPNLEKHVENMLSFGLPVVVALNAFPTDTEEELKFIQEKCAKLGVPVVESDIWAKGGEGGIKMAEEVIKACDKENSFHYLYDEKLSPKEKIETIATKIYGADGVVFTDKAEKDLKKIHDLGKDGLLICMAKTQASISDDASKKGRPTGFKLTVREVRLSAGAGFIIPITGAIMTMPGLPKRPAACNIDVDAQGKVSGLF
- a CDS encoding class I SAM-dependent methyltransferase, with amino-acid sequence MKENKYDDKLFFEKYAGMKRSVEGLDGAGEWETLKSLLPDFRGKRLLDLGCGYGWHCIYAMEQGAASATGIDISEKMLAVAREKTHYPQVTYKRMALEEMDFPDGSFDIVLSSLALHYVKSFGNVAKRVNRFLSDGGYFVFSAEHPVFTAEGSQDWYRNDTGKILHFPVDNYFCEGLRHARFLGEEVVKYHKTLTTYIDGLLTNGFELLRLVEPQPPEKMLDIEGMRDEMRRPMMLIVAARKKSGGR
- a CDS encoding GNAT family N-acetyltransferase; the protein is MKITEITKRDENTIQKVSFIWEKSVRATHLFLTEDDMADISKDVDEALVSVPTLLTAENEDSESVAFMGIDGDRLEMLFLLPEERGQGIGKKLMRHAIDKYSVNRLCVNEQNTAALGFYEHMGFKVYKRTERDEQGNPFPLLYMKLK